From the Roseibium salinum genome, one window contains:
- a CDS encoding methyl-accepting chemotaxis protein — MSLRNRIFFASSGVFLVGFLALILAVTFMAQGTSQKSGEDLIRKTAEALALDAGKTLAEAQLAARAAADALEGLQHAGIADRNAYGAVMQQQISRNKHFVGGGAILEPDMAGRDADNAGANFSDEKGRFIPYFYNDGAKVAWEPLLFGGDSGSEDWYDKPRKLGHDTMTEPYLYPVNGVDVLMATASSPILDVSGRGIGGATIDVSLTGLQEAVSASQTYETGYVGLLSEAGVWVSHPDEALLGQKADSEIVERLKAMSGEATFTTREGTAESIQAFELDGTGQRWFVIVAVDESELLASANSTMQMSLLLALALLVAGTILMWMLGSTIAGPVQALTARMRELAAGDAETPVAYTGRKDEIGQMAGALEVFVANENERRSLQSNTELAQQSQLERQKTIETLIESFEREVQAVLDQVSGDTERMEHTAAALDAIARDTSAKVSSVANSSDVAQGSVQTVASAAEELSASISEIGRQIEQTKDVVNSATRAANESNDKVGSLDSAAQKIGEVLSLIQAIAEQTNLLALNATIEAARAGEAGKGFAVVAAEVKELATQTAKATEEISAQVTGIQSSTRNAVGSIQEIASTMEEVNQFTAAIAAAISQQGDATNEISHNVQQAANCTNDMSTSVGDVMQAADETSSSAADVLSVSQSVSQQAQGLQATIADFLVRVRAA, encoded by the coding sequence ATGTCCCTTAGAAATCGAATCTTTTTCGCCTCTAGCGGCGTTTTCCTGGTCGGATTCCTGGCCCTGATATTGGCCGTAACCTTCATGGCGCAGGGAACCTCGCAAAAATCCGGTGAAGATCTCATCCGCAAGACGGCCGAAGCGCTCGCTCTTGACGCGGGCAAGACGCTCGCCGAGGCCCAACTGGCCGCGCGCGCGGCAGCCGATGCCCTGGAAGGCCTGCAGCACGCGGGTATTGCCGACCGCAATGCCTATGGCGCAGTCATGCAGCAGCAGATCAGCCGGAACAAACATTTCGTCGGTGGTGGCGCGATCCTGGAGCCGGACATGGCAGGACGTGACGCGGACAATGCGGGTGCCAATTTCTCGGACGAAAAAGGCCGGTTCATTCCCTATTTCTACAATGACGGCGCGAAGGTCGCCTGGGAACCGCTTCTTTTCGGCGGCGATAGCGGATCGGAAGACTGGTACGACAAGCCGAGAAAGCTTGGCCACGACACCATGACCGAGCCCTATCTCTACCCTGTCAACGGTGTCGACGTTCTGATGGCGACCGCCTCCTCGCCGATCCTGGATGTATCCGGACGCGGCATCGGCGGTGCGACGATCGACGTCTCCCTGACGGGCCTGCAGGAGGCCGTCAGTGCCAGTCAGACCTATGAGACCGGTTATGTCGGCCTGTTGAGCGAGGCCGGTGTGTGGGTTTCCCATCCGGACGAAGCCCTTCTCGGCCAGAAGGCCGACAGCGAGATCGTGGAGCGGCTCAAGGCCATGAGCGGCGAAGCGACCTTCACGACCCGCGAGGGGACTGCCGAATCCATTCAGGCGTTCGAACTGGACGGAACCGGCCAGCGCTGGTTCGTGATCGTCGCGGTCGATGAAAGCGAACTGCTCGCCAGCGCCAATTCCACCATGCAGATGAGCCTGTTGCTTGCGCTCGCGCTGCTGGTGGCAGGCACCATCCTGATGTGGATGCTCGGCTCCACCATCGCCGGTCCGGTTCAGGCCCTGACCGCGCGGATGCGTGAACTGGCTGCGGGCGACGCGGAAACGCCAGTTGCCTATACCGGCCGCAAGGACGAAATCGGCCAGATGGCCGGGGCGCTGGAAGTCTTTGTCGCAAACGAAAACGAGCGCCGGTCGCTGCAAAGCAATACGGAGCTTGCGCAGCAGAGCCAGCTTGAGCGGCAGAAGACGATCGAGACGCTGATCGAATCCTTCGAACGGGAAGTCCAGGCCGTTCTGGATCAGGTCAGCGGTGATACCGAGCGGATGGAGCACACCGCCGCAGCCCTTGACGCCATCGCGCGGGACACATCCGCAAAGGTGTCTTCCGTCGCAAACTCCTCCGACGTCGCCCAGGGCAGCGTGCAGACCGTCGCCTCGGCGGCAGAGGAGCTTTCCGCATCGATTTCGGAAATCGGCCGCCAGATCGAGCAGACCAAGGATGTCGTCAACAGCGCCACCCGCGCGGCAAACGAGTCCAACGACAAGGTCGGCAGCCTCGACAGCGCCGCCCAGAAGATCGGCGAAGTCCTCAGCCTCATTCAGGCGATTGCCGAGCAGACCAACCTGCTCGCCCTGAACGCGACCATCGAAGCGGCCCGCGCCGGGGAAGCCGGCAAGGGCTTCGCGGTGGTTGCCGCGGAAGTGAAGGAACTGGCGACACAGACCGCCAAGGCCACGGAAGAGATCTCGGCCCAGGTCACCGGCATCCAGTCGTCGACGCGCAATGCCGTCGGCTCGATCCAGGAAATCGCCAGCACGATGGAAGAGGTGAACCAGTTCACCGCAGCCATCGCCGCCGCGATCTCGCAACAGGGCGATGCCACCAACGAGATCAGCCACAACGTCCAGCAGGCCGCGAACTGCACCAACGACATGAGCACCAGCGTGGGCGACGTCATGCAGGCCGCGGACGAAACCAGCAGTTCGGCTGCGGATGTTCTTTCGGTCTCGCAGTCCGTGTCGCAACAGGCTCAGGGGCTGCAGGCGACGATTGCCGACTTCCTGGTACGTGTGCGGGCGGCATAA
- a CDS encoding nitroreductase family protein produces MTARTPDHPVQDLFLNRWSPRAFDGSEMPEADLKTILEAARWSPSAFNIQPWRFVYARRGDTDWHRLVELLDPFNQAWARNASALVYLFTDTEIDGRDGKPNRANGTHSFDAGSAWAHAALQATALGYHTHGMAGILKDKIHEALAVPERFRPEIAFAIGCIGDASELPESLRAREVPSGRKRLNEIAFAGGWGVAR; encoded by the coding sequence ATGACCGCCAGAACACCCGATCATCCCGTCCAGGATCTGTTTTTGAACCGCTGGTCGCCGCGCGCATTCGACGGCTCGGAAATGCCGGAAGCGGATCTGAAGACCATTCTGGAAGCGGCCCGCTGGTCGCCGTCGGCCTTCAACATTCAGCCCTGGCGGTTTGTCTATGCCCGGCGCGGCGACACGGACTGGCATCGCCTCGTCGAACTGCTCGATCCGTTCAATCAGGCATGGGCCCGGAATGCATCCGCGCTGGTCTATCTCTTTACCGACACGGAAATCGACGGCAGGGACGGCAAGCCCAACCGGGCGAACGGGACCCATTCCTTCGATGCCGGGTCGGCCTGGGCCCACGCGGCCCTGCAAGCCACCGCTCTCGGCTATCACACCCATGGCATGGCGGGGATATTGAAGGACAAGATCCACGAAGCGCTCGCCGTACCCGAGCGGTTCAGGCCGGAAATCGCCTTCGCGATCGGGTGCATCGGCGATGCATCGGAGTTGCCGGAGAGCCTCAGGGCCCGGGAAGTCCCGAGCGGGCGCAAACGCTTGAACGAGATCGCCTTTGCCGGCGGCTGGGGCGTGGCCCGTTGA
- the trhA gene encoding PAQR family membrane homeostasis protein TrhA, whose translation MPTTQTPRPQTLAEFVADGAVHMIGICLGLTATLVLAVTLWDAGDPARQVTVMIYAGCLMAMLICSALYNMFAREHRSGILRRLDHAAIFLMIAGTYTPLAAIMIGGWTGGILLAFVWTGAVAGAIIKLVHLTGLERLTVPIYLALGWVAVFAAKPLIEKATPFGFYMILAGGLLYTIGTLFYAWKRLPFQNAIWHAFVLAAAVCHFGAVFHDVALMQNV comes from the coding sequence ATGCCGACCACGCAGACGCCCAGACCTCAGACGCTGGCGGAATTCGTTGCCGACGGCGCCGTCCATATGATCGGGATCTGCCTGGGACTGACGGCAACCCTGGTCCTGGCCGTCACGCTCTGGGATGCCGGCGATCCCGCGCGCCAGGTGACCGTGATGATCTATGCCGGATGCCTGATGGCGATGCTGATCTGTTCGGCGCTCTACAACATGTTCGCAAGAGAGCATAGATCCGGCATTCTCCGGCGCCTGGACCACGCCGCCATCTTCCTGATGATCGCCGGAACCTACACGCCCCTTGCCGCCATCATGATCGGCGGATGGACGGGCGGGATCCTGCTGGCATTCGTCTGGACCGGTGCCGTGGCCGGGGCGATCATCAAGCTGGTTCATCTGACCGGCCTCGAACGGCTGACCGTGCCGATCTATCTCGCTCTTGGCTGGGTCGCCGTCTTCGCAGCCAAACCGCTCATCGAGAAGGCCACGCCTTTCGGTTTCTACATGATCCTGGCAGGCGGACTGCTCTACACGATCGGCACGCTCTTTTATGCCTGGAAACGCCTGCCCTTCCAGAACGCCATCTGGCACGCCTTTGTCCTGGCCGCCGCGGTCTGCCATTTCGGCGCCGTCTTCCATGACGTCGCGCTGATGCAGAACGTGTAG
- a CDS encoding DMT family transporter translates to MMISTLPRPALGPTGATLVIAACAACFGLVPLFVRDLQALGAGPATIALYRFGFSALFLLPFVPLERHKRGGALLLAGAGAVLGLSLIGYLEAMTRAPVAAAGVVYMSYPVFAALFAWVLLRQALTWRSFLAAGLVLGAAALLLDPSSLSSEILSALLWAIPAPIAFGFLLVVLSGPAGQLNSLERTVCGLLGSVAGLLPLALQEGQGTVLPSSPEQWGLIVAMGLMTVLIPQVLFTIACQRVGPVRTAAAGSLELPAMFLVGWLVFGEEVGLREAVSALLVLSAILAAPAIRAGQGPSSVVLRPG, encoded by the coding sequence ATGATGATTTCCACGCTTCCACGTCCGGCTCTCGGCCCAACAGGGGCAACCCTCGTCATTGCCGCCTGCGCGGCCTGCTTCGGCCTGGTTCCGTTGTTCGTGCGGGACTTGCAGGCGCTCGGAGCGGGTCCGGCGACGATTGCGCTCTACCGCTTCGGCTTTTCCGCGCTGTTCCTTCTGCCTTTCGTGCCGCTGGAGCGGCACAAGCGCGGCGGAGCACTTCTTCTGGCCGGAGCCGGGGCGGTGCTCGGCCTCAGCCTGATCGGCTATCTGGAAGCGATGACCCGGGCGCCCGTCGCTGCCGCTGGGGTCGTCTACATGTCCTATCCGGTGTTCGCGGCGCTGTTTGCCTGGGTGCTGTTGCGGCAGGCTCTCACATGGCGGTCGTTTCTCGCGGCAGGTCTCGTGCTTGGCGCAGCGGCGCTGTTGCTGGATCCGTCGTCCCTGTCATCGGAAATCCTTTCCGCGCTTCTCTGGGCCATCCCGGCACCGATTGCCTTCGGCTTTCTGCTGGTGGTGCTGAGCGGTCCGGCCGGACAGCTCAATTCGCTCGAGCGGACCGTATGCGGTCTTCTCGGCTCCGTTGCCGGGCTGCTGCCGCTGGCGCTTCAGGAAGGCCAGGGCACGGTCCTGCCATCCTCTCCGGAGCAATGGGGACTGATCGTGGCGATGGGTCTGATGACGGTGCTGATCCCGCAGGTGCTTTTCACAATCGCCTGCCAGCGGGTCGGTCCGGTTCGCACGGCCGCTGCCGGAAGTCTTGAACTGCCGGCCATGTTTCTTGTCGGCTGGCTGGTGTTCGGCGAAGAGGTCGGTCTGCGCGAAGCCGTGTCGGCTTTGCTGGTCCTGTCCGCAATCCTTGCCGCACCGGCTATCCGTGCAGGGCAGGGCCCGTCGAGCGTAGTCCTCAGGCCAGGATAA
- the hmgA gene encoding homogentisate 1,2-dioxygenase — MDQRTDSKPASATGGGNRSELEYMPGFGNDFETEALPGSLPQGMNSPQKCAYGLYGEQLSGTAFTAPSHQNERTWCYRIRPSVKHTNRFRKIDVPYWKSAPNILPDVISLGQYRWDPVPHAGEALNWISGMRTMTTAGDVNTQVGMASHIYLVTKSMVDEYFFSADSELLIVPQEGRLRFATELGIIDLEPKEIAIIPRGLVYRVELIDGPARGFVCENYGQKFELPGRGPIGANCMANRRDFKTPVAHFEDRETPSTLTVKWCGQFHETSIGHSPLDVVAWHGNYAPCKYDLSNYCPIGAILFDHPDPSIFTVLTAPSGVPGTANIDFVLFRERWMVAENTFRPPWYHKNIMSELMGNIYGQYDAKPQGFVPGGMSLHNMMLPHGPDNNAFEGASNADLKAEKLDNTMSFMFETRFPQQLSEFAAKEAPLQDDYIDCWDSLEKKFDGTPEGTWNK; from the coding sequence ATGGATCAGAGAACAGACAGCAAGCCGGCATCTGCAACTGGCGGCGGCAATCGATCAGAACTTGAGTATATGCCTGGCTTCGGAAATGACTTTGAAACGGAAGCCCTTCCTGGATCCCTGCCGCAAGGCATGAACAGCCCGCAGAAATGCGCCTATGGTCTTTATGGAGAGCAGCTTTCCGGCACGGCCTTCACCGCGCCCAGCCACCAGAACGAGCGCACCTGGTGCTACCGCATCCGTCCGTCCGTCAAGCACACGAACCGGTTCCGGAAAATCGATGTTCCCTACTGGAAATCCGCGCCGAACATCCTGCCGGACGTCATCTCGCTGGGGCAGTATCGCTGGGACCCGGTGCCCCATGCCGGCGAGGCGCTGAACTGGATCAGCGGCATGCGTACCATGACCACGGCCGGGGACGTCAACACGCAGGTCGGCATGGCGAGCCACATCTACCTGGTGACCAAATCCATGGTGGATGAGTATTTCTTCTCCGCGGACAGCGAGCTCTTGATCGTGCCGCAGGAAGGGCGGCTGCGCTTCGCCACCGAACTGGGCATCATCGACCTGGAGCCGAAGGAGATCGCAATTATTCCGCGCGGCCTCGTCTACCGTGTGGAACTGATCGACGGGCCGGCGCGGGGCTTTGTCTGTGAGAATTACGGTCAGAAATTCGAACTGCCGGGCAGGGGGCCGATCGGCGCCAACTGCATGGCCAACCGCAGGGATTTCAAGACGCCTGTCGCCCATTTCGAGGATCGCGAGACGCCGTCGACGCTGACGGTGAAATGGTGCGGCCAGTTCCACGAGACCAGCATCGGCCATTCGCCGCTGGATGTGGTCGCATGGCACGGCAACTACGCGCCCTGCAAATACGACCTGAGCAACTACTGCCCCATCGGCGCCATCCTGTTCGACCATCCGGACCCGTCGATCTTCACCGTGCTGACGGCGCCGTCAGGCGTGCCCGGCACGGCCAATATCGATTTCGTACTCTTCCGCGAACGCTGGATGGTGGCCGAAAACACCTTCCGCCCGCCCTGGTATCACAAGAACATCATGTCGGAGCTGATGGGCAACATCTACGGCCAGTACGACGCCAAGCCGCAGGGCTTCGTTCCCGGCGGCATGTCGCTCCACAACATGATGCTGCCGCACGGGCCGGACAACAATGCTTTCGAGGGCGCGTCCAACGCCGATCTCAAGGCGGAAAAGCTCGACAACACCATGTCTTTCATGTTCGAAACCAGGTTCCCGCAGCAGCTGAGCGAATTCGCCGCCAAGGAGGCGCCCCTGCAGGATGATTACATTGACTGCTGGGACTCTCTGGAGAAAAAATTCGACGGTACGCCAGAAGGAACCTGGAACAAATAA
- a CDS encoding AMP-binding protein — protein sequence MSNHLFDALTAYIPDPDKMFLETADGTGLSYREMLARSAQYAGALHKLGVKPGDRVAAQVEKSPDALMLYLGTIRAGGVFLPLNTAYTPAEVGYFVGDAEPSVFVCDPARADALAGVAQKAGAKLQTLDADGRGGLSELADTMPGQYGNRARAAEDLAAILYTSGTTGRSKGAMLSHDNLASNPYDGERRPGTVGFALPGVGLRIVDSRTGREVPRGEVGIIEVKGSNVFQGYWRMPEKTAQEFRVDGYFITGDMGRVDEDGYVSIVGRSKDLIISGGFNVYPAEVEALLDEVPGVAESAVIGVPHADFGEAVVAVLAAKPGAAIDEETVQASLADRLARFKQPKKVHVLDTLPRNAMGKIQKNVLRDQFKHDFA from the coding sequence ATGAGCAACCACCTGTTTGATGCCCTGACCGCCTATATTCCGGATCCGGACAAAATGTTCCTGGAAACCGCGGACGGCACCGGTCTCAGCTACCGGGAAATGCTCGCCCGCTCGGCGCAGTATGCAGGAGCCTTGCACAAGCTCGGCGTAAAACCGGGGGACCGGGTGGCCGCGCAGGTGGAGAAATCCCCCGACGCCCTGATGCTCTATCTCGGTACGATACGGGCAGGCGGGGTCTTCTTGCCGCTCAACACCGCGTATACGCCCGCCGAAGTCGGCTACTTCGTCGGAGACGCGGAACCCTCCGTCTTTGTCTGCGACCCTGCCAGGGCCGATGCGCTGGCCGGCGTCGCGCAGAAGGCGGGGGCGAAGCTGCAGACCCTCGATGCGGACGGCAGGGGCGGTTTGAGCGAGCTTGCCGACACAATGCCGGGCCAGTATGGCAACCGGGCGAGGGCGGCGGAGGACCTTGCCGCGATCCTCTACACCTCCGGTACGACCGGCCGGTCGAAGGGCGCCATGCTCAGCCATGACAATCTCGCCTCCAACCCCTATGACGGCGAGCGCCGCCCGGGAACCGTCGGCTTTGCACTGCCCGGCGTCGGCCTGCGCATCGTCGACTCCAGGACGGGCCGGGAAGTGCCCCGGGGCGAGGTCGGCATCATCGAAGTCAAGGGATCGAACGTCTTTCAGGGTTATTGGCGCATGCCTGAAAAGACGGCGCAGGAATTTCGCGTCGACGGCTATTTCATCACCGGCGACATGGGCCGCGTCGATGAGGACGGCTACGTTTCCATCGTCGGCCGGTCGAAAGACCTGATCATTTCCGGCGGATTCAACGTCTACCCCGCCGAAGTCGAAGCTCTGCTGGACGAGGTGCCGGGCGTTGCCGAAAGCGCTGTGATCGGCGTACCGCACGCCGATTTCGGCGAAGCTGTGGTGGCCGTCTTGGCGGCTAAACCCGGTGCGGCAATCGACGAGGAAACCGTCCAGGCATCCCTGGCGGACCGGCTCGCCAGGTTCAAGCAGCCGAAAAAGGTGCATGTGCTGGACACACTTCCCCGCAACGCCATGGGCAAGATCCAGAAGAACGTCCTGCGCGACCAGTTCAAGCATGATTTTGCCTGA
- a CDS encoding LysR family transcriptional regulator yields the protein MIPRLAIHHLTLLSAIAETGSMTTSAARLGVTQSAASHRLREAERRIGLPLVQRIETGFELTPEGERLRHLGETFLGELFRLEQELEERARQARILVRLGQATYSRYHWFPAFLEYLETADPRLSVDLSGRATAHPLASLLDGSVDVSLIFGREPASTRFHSIKLGSNPIVAVLSKNHPLASETVVNSLNMGDERFFIYPLTAEPGFDWTTLLGAPSKPFRRLTPMPTPEAVIDLVRASFGVAIFSKWAIEPELADGTLISRPISEEGVSMDWWCVRRASDPDGSPSARLAAALASWSRKTDRALSTLAFGTRSSGS from the coding sequence ATGATACCGCGCCTTGCCATCCATCATCTGACCCTGCTCTCCGCGATTGCCGAGACCGGCAGCATGACCACCTCCGCCGCGCGCCTCGGCGTCACCCAGTCCGCCGCCTCGCACAGGCTGCGCGAGGCCGAGCGCCGGATCGGCCTTCCCCTGGTGCAGCGCATTGAGACGGGCTTCGAGCTGACGCCTGAGGGCGAGCGGCTGCGGCATCTGGGTGAGACGTTTCTCGGCGAGTTGTTCCGGCTGGAGCAGGAACTGGAGGAACGCGCGCGCCAGGCCAGGATACTCGTGCGCCTCGGCCAGGCGACCTACAGCCGCTATCACTGGTTTCCGGCGTTTCTCGAATACCTGGAGACGGCCGATCCGCGCCTTTCCGTGGATCTGTCGGGAAGGGCAACCGCGCATCCCCTGGCCTCGCTTCTCGACGGCTCGGTCGACGTATCGCTGATCTTCGGCAGGGAACCCGCGTCGACCCGCTTCCACAGCATCAAGCTGGGCTCGAACCCGATTGTCGCCGTTTTGTCGAAGAACCATCCGCTTGCTTCGGAGACGGTCGTCAACAGCCTGAACATGGGCGACGAGCGCTTCTTCATCTATCCGCTCACCGCCGAACCCGGTTTCGACTGGACGACCCTGCTTGGCGCGCCCTCCAAGCCGTTCCGCCGGCTCACTCCGATGCCGACGCCCGAGGCCGTGATCGACCTGGTCCGGGCCAGCTTCGGCGTTGCCATCTTCAGCAAATGGGCGATCGAGCCGGAGCTTGCAGATGGCACGCTCATCTCCCGGCCGATCAGCGAGGAAGGCGTGTCGATGGATTGGTGGTGCGTGAGGCGGGCGTCAGACCCGGACGGCAGTCCGTCCGCCCGCTTGGCCGCGGCACTTGCCTCATGGAGCCGCAAGACCGACCGTGCTCTGTCCACCCTTGCCTTCGGCACGCGATCTTCCGGCTCCTGA
- a CDS encoding ATP-binding protein, with protein sequence MTVQIDIGEMTGGARAGLDLEELLATRLLVQGNSGSGKSHLLRRLLEQSASWVQQAIIDPEGDFASIADKFGHVVVDAVGTEKDLQMIAGRVRQHRVSVVLNLEGLDADRQMKAAATFLDGLFDADRDLWYPMLVVVDEAQLFAPAAAGEVTEEARRRSLGAMTNLMCRGRKRGLAGIIATQRLAKLAKNVAAEASNFLMGRTFLDIDMARAADLLGMERRQAETFRNLDRGHFIALGPALSRRPVPVKIGPVETIGRGGSPKLMPLPEQPKEDAKDLIFTPSAGEVQPVRSRFAEPVASTGDVLSQISSAERAGDAEAAPPESLLDFGKREEKIAEILSGILEEEDAAFQPIATLYQDFQVRCRIAKLPGGAPDLQSFREKLSVARAGVEKGEMDDGAWAQAELIAAELPEDMRGVYLLLAKAALAKAPCPGNLEIATAYGTRSPGRARWLLSHMEERGFLVCATDLRGNRIVTLSDLGWQTAPGDEAAA encoded by the coding sequence ATGACGGTACAAATCGACATCGGAGAAATGACAGGCGGCGCGCGCGCCGGACTCGATCTGGAAGAGCTGCTGGCCACGCGCCTTTTGGTGCAGGGGAATTCCGGCTCGGGAAAATCGCATCTTCTGCGGCGTTTGCTGGAACAATCGGCGAGCTGGGTGCAGCAGGCGATCATCGATCCGGAGGGGGACTTCGCCTCGATCGCCGACAAGTTCGGCCATGTGGTCGTGGATGCCGTGGGCACCGAAAAGGACCTGCAGATGATTGCGGGCCGGGTGCGCCAGCACCGCGTTTCGGTCGTGCTCAACCTGGAGGGGCTCGATGCGGACCGCCAGATGAAGGCCGCGGCGACTTTTCTCGACGGACTCTTCGATGCCGACCGGGATCTCTGGTACCCTATGCTCGTGGTCGTCGACGAGGCGCAGCTTTTCGCGCCGGCCGCGGCCGGCGAAGTGACCGAGGAAGCCCGCCGCCGTTCGCTTGGCGCCATGACCAACCTGATGTGCCGGGGCCGCAAGCGCGGACTTGCCGGCATCATAGCCACACAGCGCCTCGCCAAGCTTGCCAAGAACGTGGCCGCGGAAGCCTCCAACTTCCTGATGGGCCGGACGTTTCTGGATATCGACATGGCCCGCGCGGCCGACCTTCTCGGCATGGAGCGCCGTCAGGCGGAAACCTTCCGCAATCTGGACCGGGGGCATTTCATCGCGCTCGGCCCTGCCTTGTCCCGCCGTCCGGTGCCGGTCAAGATCGGTCCCGTGGAAACCATTGGCCGCGGCGGCAGCCCGAAGCTGATGCCGTTGCCGGAACAGCCGAAGGAAGACGCCAAGGACCTGATTTTCACTCCTTCGGCCGGCGAGGTTCAGCCGGTTCGCTCGCGCTTTGCCGAGCCCGTCGCCTCGACGGGTGACGTCCTCAGCCAGATCTCCAGTGCCGAACGGGCAGGGGACGCGGAGGCAGCGCCGCCGGAAAGCCTTCTGGACTTCGGCAAGCGCGAGGAAAAGATCGCCGAAATCCTGTCCGGCATCCTGGAAGAGGAAGACGCCGCATTCCAGCCGATCGCCACGCTTTACCAGGATTTCCAGGTCCGCTGCCGGATCGCCAAGCTTCCCGGCGGCGCTCCCGACCTGCAGAGCTTCCGCGAGAAGCTCTCGGTCGCCAGGGCCGGCGTCGAGAAAGGCGAGATGGATGATGGCGCCTGGGCCCAGGCGGAGCTTATCGCGGCGGAGCTTCCCGAGGACATGCGCGGCGTCTATCTGCTGCTCGCCAAGGCCGCGCTCGCCAAGGCGCCATGCCCGGGAAACCTGGAGATCGCCACCGCCTACGGAACGCGCTCCCCGGGCCGCGCCCGCTGGCTGCTCAGCCACATGGAAGAACGCGGTTTTCTGGTCTGCGCAACTGACCTGCGCGGCAACCGCATCGTCACCCTGTCGGATCTCGGCTGGCAGACCGCTCCGGGAGATGAGGCGGCCGCCTGA
- a CDS encoding MBL fold metallo-hydrolase, with the protein MSETKSPAPEDRLVILGSKGGPAIRPGGPSPTSSLIEIGGRRCVVDCGLGVTRGLVEAGVVLKDLDLVFVTHMHSDHVLELGPLLHTAWTTGLARPVKVYGPADLAQYWDGFLKSMRYDIDLRIEDEGRPDLRSLVEIHLLGEGNVPLGDDTLTVRALRVDHPPVTDCFALRFETADWSVVFSSDTAYFPPLAEFAKGCDLLIHEAMLERGVDRIVEITGNGERLREHLLASHTMAPDAARIATAAGTKMLVLNHLIPADLPGFEKEEWLEATKAFAGETIVSRDGLAIKRS; encoded by the coding sequence ATGAGTGAAACGAAATCGCCGGCACCTGAAGACCGTCTGGTCATCCTCGGTTCCAAGGGCGGTCCGGCCATCCGGCCCGGTGGCCCGTCGCCGACCAGTTCGCTGATCGAGATCGGCGGGCGGCGCTGTGTGGTGGACTGCGGCCTCGGCGTTACCCGTGGACTGGTGGAAGCGGGCGTGGTGCTCAAGGACCTAGACCTTGTCTTCGTCACCCACATGCATTCCGATCACGTCCTGGAACTGGGGCCGCTCCTGCACACCGCCTGGACGACGGGGCTCGCCCGCCCGGTGAAGGTCTACGGGCCCGCTGACCTTGCGCAATACTGGGACGGGTTCCTGAAATCCATGCGCTACGACATTGACCTGCGCATCGAAGACGAAGGCCGTCCGGACCTGCGCAGCCTTGTCGAGATCCATCTGCTGGGGGAAGGAAACGTGCCGCTTGGAGACGACACGCTGACCGTCCGGGCCTTGCGCGTCGACCACCCGCCGGTGACCGACTGTTTTGCCCTGCGGTTCGAGACCGCCGACTGGTCCGTCGTCTTCTCGTCCGACACGGCCTATTTTCCCCCGCTTGCGGAGTTCGCAAAGGGTTGCGATCTTCTGATCCACGAGGCCATGCTGGAACGTGGCGTCGACAGGATCGTTGAGATAACCGGCAACGGCGAGCGCCTGCGCGAACACCTGCTGGCGAGCCACACGATGGCGCCCGACGCGGCAAGGATCGCAACGGCGGCAGGCACGAAAATGCTCGTGCTCAATCATCTCATCCCGGCGGATCTGCCGGGCTTTGAAAAAGAAGAATGGCTGGAGGCGACAAAGGCCTTCGCGGGAGAAACCATCGTCAGCCGGGACGGACTGGCGATCAAAAGGAGCTGA
- a CDS encoding cupin domain-containing protein, translating into MKIHADLSERAVVDSATLEWVSSPMAGVERRMLERDGDEVARATSLVRYAPGSAFAAHSHELGEEFLVLDGVFSDESGDYPKGMYVRNPPGSRHTPSSEPGAVILVKLRQMQPDDDAFVRVNTLDPSGWQNGRSGEHILPLLIRADEEVVMLDWEHGASFGEQEFPGGAEYFVVEGSFKDQDGTYDQGTWLRLPAASRQVITTRHGARVWRKTGHL; encoded by the coding sequence ATGAAAATTCACGCTGATCTGAGCGAGCGGGCCGTTGTCGACAGTGCCACTCTGGAGTGGGTTTCCTCCCCCATGGCGGGCGTCGAACGGCGCATGCTGGAGAGGGACGGCGACGAGGTGGCCCGTGCCACCAGTCTGGTCCGCTACGCGCCGGGCTCGGCCTTTGCCGCGCATAGCCATGAGCTGGGCGAGGAGTTCCTGGTTCTGGACGGGGTCTTTTCCGACGAGAGCGGCGACTATCCGAAAGGCATGTATGTGCGCAATCCACCCGGGTCCCGCCACACGCCCTCCAGCGAACCGGGGGCGGTCATTCTGGTGAAGCTGCGGCAGATGCAGCCGGACGATGATGCTTTCGTGCGGGTCAATACGCTGGATCCTTCCGGTTGGCAGAACGGCCGCTCCGGCGAGCATATTCTGCCGCTCCTCATTCGTGCCGACGAAGAAGTCGTCATGCTGGACTGGGAGCACGGCGCCAGTTTCGGGGAACAGGAATTTCCGGGCGGCGCGGAGTATTTCGTCGTCGAAGGCAGTTTTAAAGACCAGGACGGCACATACGATCAGGGCACCTGGCTGCGCCTGCCGGCCGCAAGCCGGCAGGTCATCACTACGAGGCATGGCGCCCGCGTCTGGCGGAAGACCGGGCACCTGTAG